The DNA region CTTATGCTTGGATGCTCCTGAATGTATCTCTCATCTTTAAGGACATCAGGTGAATAAACAGATGTGCGGAATTGATAAGCGTAATTTATCAAACCTTTAGCACCAAAGTTTAACTCCGGGATGAGATATTTCTCTTCAAAGCCGATGGACTTAAGAAGGCGAAACTTTTGCTCCTCCTTGTCAACAAGATAAATTGAAAAACGATAGTATCCGAGCGAATCTTTTAAAATTTTCAAAATTTCCTCAGCCGAGTCATCAATCCTTACATTTGAGAGCAAAGCATTATCTATCTGCGAGATGACGAAATTTTCAAAGTCCTTTCTTTTCAACTTGTCAATCAATTCAATTATCTTTTGACCAAGTTCAGCAACTTCGCCCGTCCCTAATGGTTTAAGATCAACATATTGCCCCCTTAAAGATCTGTCAATGGAAATCCTGTATCTTTCAAGAGGTATTAAAACCCTCCAGATGAAAATATAAACGAATAAAATCACGATGAACAAAGTTAAGAAAATGAACAACCGCTCAGCTTCCAAATTAAAAATTTGCTGTGATAGGATTAAAAGTGATATTATAAAAACCAAAGCGAGAACAAATTTGACCCTTAAACTCAATCTCCTCTTCATTTCACTTCTCCGAGTTTAATACCCCTGTTAAAAAGTTTAATATGAAAAAAGCCACAAGGCGGGCACTTCTCCCATCAACATCAAACACCGGGTTTAACTCCGCTATATCAAGCACTTTAACATTAAAGTTTAATCCAAAGTAAAGAGCAATTTTAAAAACTTCATCAGCGCTTAAACCATCGGGATAAGTTGCGCTTACACCCGGGGCGTCGGAGTTCCTGACCGAATCAACATCAAAACTTATATGAACGGGAAAACCTTTAACCTCACCCCTTAACATTTCCAAAAACGAATAAATCCCTGCTTTTCTGATTTCATCAAGTGTAAAAATGACGACGCCATTTTCAACAGCGTAATTAAAATGCTGAATTGAATTTGCATAGTTTTGTATCCCAAGCTCAATCAATTTCTTCGGCTTAAAATCACATTCAAGGATCTGCCTAAATGATGTTCCGCTATTTCTTTGTGTCGCATCTCTGAGGTCAAGGTGAGTATCAATATTAATGACAATCCTTTCATCAAAATTTTTTGCAAAGCCAAGATAATCTGGGAAAGCAATATCATGACCACCGCCTATCACTATCGGTAAAATTCCCTTCCGAACAAACTCATAAACGACTTGTTCAAGTCGCTCGTGTATTTGTTCAAGCGTCCCATCAACCTTTAAATTTCCGAGATCAAAAATTTTCAACTCGGTTAATTGTTTTTGAAAGTTAAAATTAAAAGGTGTTAAACGATAAAAATACTTTCTGACCTCATTTGGGGCTTCTTTCGTCCCTGGTCTTCCTTTATTTCTTTTAACACCCTCATCCTGTGGAACTCCGATTATCACCACATCAACATCTTCAAATTCCTTTATCTTTCTTAAGACTATATCCCCCATCCTTGGGTCATCTTGATCACCACGGGAATAAAAAAGGGCTTCGTCTGGCGGTTCAAAAAGTTCAAAAATTTCATCTCCCTCAAAACTTGACATTTTCAATTCAAATGATTATATTTATAATGAACCTTTCCTTCCAGCGGGAGTAGCTCAGATGGTAGAGCGTCACCTTGCCAAGGTGAATGTCGCGGGTTCGAGTCCCGTCTCCCGCTCAAATTTAAACCAATTTTGTTCCACCCTCAATTAAACTTAAAATTTGTTCAGGATGAATAAACCAACGCAAATTTGCTCCCGACTGAACAAATGAAGAAATTTCAACACAAGCAACGCTATTCTTTTTAAACTCAACTCTCCTTTGAAGCCCCAAAACCCACGAAAGGAAATCCCCAAGATATGGCTCATGGCCAACTAAAAATAAACTTCCCACATGGAATGAAGCTATAACATCAAGCAAAAGTTTAAAATCAGAGCCAGGGATGAGTTCATTTATTTTTAAAACCTCCTTTTCAATTCCAAAAACCTCCCGTATTATTTCCGCTGTCTGGACTGCTCTAACAAACGGGCTCGCCCCGAGAAGTTCAAATTCAATGCTCATCCGTTTCAAACCCAATGCGACCCTTTGCGTCATTTTCTTCCCAATTTCCGTCAATTCCCTCTCAAAATCGCTCATCCCCGGCTTTTTAGCTTCGGCGTCAGCATGACGCATCAAATATAAAAGCAATCTCACAAACCCATTTTTTTATCTTTCACATATTTATCAAGAAATTCAACGACCGCTTTATATGCTTTAATTCTGTTCTTCAACTTTGCAAGTCCGTGACCCTCATCATCAAAGACAAGATATTCAACAACTCCGCCACGCGACTTTATTGATTCAACAATTTGATCCGACTCCGATTTAGGGACGCGCGGGTCATTAGCCCCTTGAATTATCATAAGCGGTGCTTTTATCCTATCAACATGATAAAATGGTGATATCTCCTTCAAAAATTCAGCGTCTTTTTCAGGGTCACCATACTCAGCCATCCTGTGCTTTTGTCTCCAAGCCCCGGTGTTTTTAAGAAATGTCAAGAAATTTGATATCCCAACGAGATCAACCCCAGCTGCCCATAAATCTGGATAAAATGTAACTGCTGCAAGCGTCATATACCCACCATAACTTCCACCATAGACGACAATCTTCTTGGGGTCAATGTAACCTGTCGTCTTCAAAAACTCGGGTATCATTGCGACATCCCTTATAGCATCTTTCCTTTTCGTCGTGTTGTCAAGTGAAGCATATGTCTTCCCATAGCCCGTGCTACCACGAATGTTAGGAGCATAAATGGCATAACCATTGTTTATGAAAAATTGATAAAGAGCTGAAAACCTCGGGAGCTCCTGTGCCTCAGGACCACCATGAATTGAAACAATAACTGGCAAAGAACTATCTTTCTTTGCATTTTTCGGAAGATAAAGATATCCCGGGATCTCAAGACCATCAAAGGATTTAAAGCGAACAAGCTTCGGTTCAACGAAAGAGGAAATCGGAATCCCAGCGGTAGAGCTATAAGTGATTTGCTTTACCTCTCTGGTCACGAAATCGTAATAGTAAATATCCTGATTTTTAACAGGACTTTGATATGTGAAAATTAACTTTCGCCCATCGTTCGTAAATCTCAATCCCCCAACTATACCACCAGATGGAAAACCAAGTTTTACAACTTTACCAGTCGTTATGTCCAATGAGTAAACCTCGCTGTAGCCATCAACATTTAAAACAAAAACAATTCTTCTTCCATCTTTTGAAAGTTCAAATGTCGTAATGTCCCAATTTGTGCTGTAGATGTAATTTAATTTTCCATCTTTAACATCAATGTAAGCAAGCCCAACGAATTCTTTCCCTTCATCTGAAAGAAGGTAAATTTTACGACCATCTACTGAAAATCTCGGGTTCATATACCTTGCTGGTTGCGTGTGAGGTGTTATGTTAACAGCTTTACCCGACGGATACTCAACTAAATAAAGGTCATTGTCAAAACTGCTTCTGTTTTGTGAGACAAGTATATATCTATTATCCGGAGACCATGCGACGACATAGTTATTGCCGTCGTTTTGCCAAATCAGATCAACCTTGCCCGTCTTTATGTTCATCACATAAACATCAAAAAATGCTCTATTTCTTTCATTTGATGTGAAAGCAAACATAGTCCCATCGTCTGACCAAGTGCCAAAGTTATAAATGACATCGTCTTTAAATGTTAATCGCTTTATCTCACTTCCATCTGACTTTAAAAGAAAAAGTTGTGTCCTTTCGTTCCCGCCCAAATCCTTCCCAAATAGAATCCAGTACTTATCCTTCGGATTCCAAGAGACAAACTGAACCCGTTCATCAAAAAATGTCAATTGCTCTGGGCAACCAGCTGAGATTCCAACTTTCCAAACTTGATTTGTCCCCGTTATATCGGTAAGATATGCGATGAACTTCCCATCTGGTGAAACTGTCGGAGCACCCGCACTTTTAATGTTAAGATATTGTTCAATCGTATAGGTTTGAGAAAACAAGGAAAGTGAAAATATGACAAAGAGGGATAAAATTTGAACTAACTTGCGCATATAGCATCAAATAATTTTGTTTTTGTCAATCACAAATTGAATTTATGAAAAATCTAATTTTTGGTCAAGAGGGGTGGGCTCTTTATGAGGAGGGTAATACCAAAAAAGGCGGGCTTAAAAGCCCGCCCCTTGCAAGTTAAAATCCAACCTTAAAATTAAACAAATGGTTTGCGCTAAAGTATGTCACCGGAACATAAGCATAATCAAAAGATACCTTAAGCCCTATCAAACTCTCCGTGTTCACACCAACGCCAAGGGTATAATTATGCCATATTGATTCAAGCTCTCCTGACTTGTTATAATTATATCCAGCACGAAGAGCTAAAACATTTCTGAAAGTATATTCAAATCCAAACTTATAGGCATCAAGCGTATAAAAATTGTTTGCCTGATATGTTCCCGTGAATCCGAGATTGTTTGCTTCACCAATTGCAAAATTATAACCAAGACCTATTTCAAACGATGTCGGCATTTGGAAAGATGCTGCTTCAACCTTATAAAATGTCAATCCCCTCTCAGAGCCCGGAACATCTGCTTGAACCCAAAGCCCGGAACCACCATATTTCATCGTCGGACCTATGTTCTTAATGACAACGCCAAGCGAAAGCCCCGGAATGTTAAGCATATTTCTGTATTGAACACCAGCGTCAAATGCAACACCAAGAGCGCTCACTCTTCCGAAACTTTCACTGACAAGATTAAAGTTTGCACCAACCGAAACCCTATCGGATAATTTTTTTGAATATGTTAAACCAACAACGAAGAAGTTCGGGCTAATTATCTCACCCGTCCCATCAGGTTGAAACTCAGTCGTCACAGGTATATCTCCAATGTTAAATGTTCTCAAAGATAAACCGACGGAGCCAAATCCAAACTTACCAACGACAGCGAGATAATTAATCCCGATATCGGCTATATAACGCCTGTAGGAGAACATCGCTTGACCATTTCCTACAAGCCAATCAACACCGCTTGGGTTCCAGGTTATTGCTTCAACTCCTTCAGCGAGCACCCCAGATGCTCCAGCCATTGCTGTATACCTCGCCCCCACTGGAATTGTAAGCTCCGGCGCTGCAGAAGTCCCCGCCTTGGACTGTGATAACGCCAAACCACAGGAGATCAAGCTTAAAACTACGATTAAATAAATTTTCCTCATAGCTCAAAACTCCACTTTTTTATTTTTTTAATAAACCGCCCCGAAACGGAGCGGTGTTTAACTTTAATAAACCGGTAAGAACTCCTCTTCCTGAACTATCATCAACTTCACAATCTTCGTCTTCCCTATATCAGGCATATCAATGTGAGCTATGTAAATACCACTGGCAACAGGCAAGTTGTTCTCGTTCCTCAAATCCCAACGCGCAAACTGCGTATCATCGTCCTTATAAATTGTCTTGACAAGAACTCCAGCAAGATTGAATATCCTTATCGTTGCCTTCTTAGGCAAATGATTGAAGGTGATATACTTTACAAGCCGATCCGTCTCCATAAGGTTAAATCCATAATACGGGTTCGGGAAAGCATTTATCTTTTCAACATCTTCTTTGGCTAATTGAATATCGCCAACTGTTGGTTTTTGCGTCACAAACTGGAATGTATCAGCAGGTGTATTAACACGATTCGGTATAAGCTGAATCGTAACATCCGCACCATACGGCTCTCTCGTCCCCCTCTGACCAAGCCATAATGCCCAAAGGACAGGATAAGCTGAATGATTTGAACCATTTGTCATAAATCCGGTCCCTGTAGATGGGTCCCACCTCGTTCCACTTGGATCATAATCATCATCCAAAATCCATATATACTCATACGGTGTAATATTTTCAGCAGGATCGGAAAGGTCCCACTGCCTATTAGCATTGCGATCGCGAACAACAACATTGAGCTGTCTCCGTGAATTTGGATCCTCTATATCATAAACTTGGAAAGGAACATCAAAGAAACCTAAATAGGTGCCGTTGCTCCAAGTTTGATACATAAATGCTTTTTGTCCTTTTGTCTCATCAAAGTAATATTTTTCACCAAAGTCATATTCTCCATTGCCATTAGCGTCATCATAACTTGTCTTCTTCGTGAACCTTATCTCAACCGATTTAAAGTCACCAGGGGCAACGCTACTACCTGTGAAGTTTGGTCCGAGATAGGCACCACCGAAGAGCAGTTCACCATGAGCGCTTGGAGCAGCTGTAAACCATCTATTAGCAGCTCCTTCAGTGACAAGCCACTCTTTACCAGAAAGTGGCGGACCCATCACTTTAACGAAGATACCATCCACAACCGGATAAGCATCATCACCTGATTGATTTGAACCACTTGCCTTTATCTTATTTTCATTTACATCAACGATGAACCAATTCCCCTCATTATCAAATCTGACTTGATAAGTATGTCCTGTTGTAATTGACGGATCAATAACTATTGCAACAACTTCTCCATCACTTTTACCCTTATGAGTTACGGCAAGTGTATCTCCAACAGTTCCGAAATATCTTGTTCCGGGTGGTGGCGATTGCGGAGTCACAGCAAGAACAACCGGGGTGCTTTCAAGAGCTCTAAACGGCGAGGTTGGATCAGGATTGTAAGCGTAAGCCGTTACAGCATAGTAATATGTCTGACCATTTACAAGCGGTCTTTGACGGATATAATCTGTTTTTAAATCAATGAAACGTTTTATCCCAGAATTTGAACCAGTTTGAACTGGGACAAGCAAAAGCACACCCGTCTTCGGGTCAATCGTTCTATCAAGTATTACAGTTACATCATTTACAAGGTCATATGTAGCTATTTTTACCGCTTCGCTCAAGCTTGCTGTTGGCGAGGGCAATTGATAAACATTATAACCCTCAAACAAGAAACCAGCTGAATTGAAGCTTTCAATTCTATTAACACTACTTTCATCCCATCCCCAATTCAAAACAACTTGACGATCAAGTTGAGCTACCTTAACATTTGGTGATGGTGGTGGTGATGGTAAAACGAAGAGATTATCATACGCAAATTGAGCATAAGAGTCATAATACTTCAAGACCTGAACGCTTGAGAGATTATCCGCACCCATAGCGCCTATTAATGCGACGACGATTTCAGCGGTATCACCAAGGGACATACTAAATGGTCCAGTTACAAGAACAATTCTTCTATCACCTGGGGGTATTTCCCTTCCGTCAATCCAACCTGTTCCTGTTACGGGGTCACCAGCAACGGCATACTTTGTCGGATATCCATCACGGAAAGCTGTCCAGAAAGGTCTATAATCTGGATAAGCCGGTCTTGGCAAACCAGCACGCATAAGGTTATACCATTCATATTGATTCGTCGGGTCGCTTATCCCAGTCCCAGCAGCGAAGAAAACAAAAGCCGACAAAGCATTTTCATTCCAATACTTATATCCCTTCCTCCACTTTAAACCGATCACCGCTGAATCATTTGGATTCCCTGTATAATAAGCTGGTCCTTGCAAAAAGTCAAAGCCAACAGCTGGTGCGGGATATCCCAGCGCTTGATAATCAGCGTCAACGGTATTCGCATTGTAAACAAAACCAAGTCCAAGAACAGAATCACAACCAGCAAGGTCATCTGAATAATTTCCAAGGTCAGGGTCTGACCACTTCACAATATACATACTATCAATTCTTGAATCCGGGTTTGAGGTTGCTGTCCCCTTGTAAATTAACCTAAATTGCTGGAAAATTATGTTATTCAAAGGATTTGAAACAGAATAAGCCCACTCTGTAACTTGAAGCTCAAGTCCTATTGAAGGCGAGCCAAAGACCTGAAGCCCAATATCTGAATTCAAATCATTTGCAACCGTCCAAACCGTCTGATGCGCCCCCGGGATTCCTGGGACATGATTTGGATTATTAGGATCAAATCCAGGTCCGTATTTCACCTGATAAGCATCCGGTCCAGTGGTGGTATACCAAGGTGCACCCTTTGAAGCAGGCCAGTCCATCCAATCGTTTTCATACTGTTGACGAACTGCAGCAACATCAGCATCTGTGACATCTTTCAGGGGTTTCTGGAAATACTCAGCTGCGTCAGCTCTTAAATCAGCGGTTTTATAATCAGGGCGAACTCTCCAAACACGTCTAACATTTGGATCAGCCGGGTCCTCAGCTTGACCTTGAGCAGTGATTTTCCCAGGTATCATACTTGTCCTATAGAAAACCCCTTGTGCTCTTAAAACGGGCAAAGACCCATCATTAACAAGCCCTCCTATCATAAGTCCTTCTCTGTAAATCATTCCAACCCCACTGCCCCTTGGAAAAGTTCCATTCCATGAGTTCCTGATAAGAGGTGGCCATCCAAGACCACCGGGGGATGATATAACTGAAATCCAGCTGGTTATATTGTTCACATTCATAATTGTCTGCGTAACCCCAGCTGCCGTTGACTTGAAGAAAAATTCCTCGCTTCTTTTCTTCAACGGATCCTCTCTACCTATTGCAAGGTTGAAGACAACGAATAACAAAACCAAAGAAATTAAAATTTTCCTCATATTTAAACCTCCGGTTATTTTATTTTTTACAATTCAATTTTAACACCCGCTCTTAATTGCCTTGGCGGACCGAAAAGGTCTTGGAGAATTCCATTAAATCTCCATTGATGTTGTCTATTTTCTAAGTTGATCGCCTTGTAAAGCTCAATATATTTCTGCCCGAATTGTTCAATAAATGTCCCACTAAGCTCTGGGTTTGTCAAGAAACCATCATCATAAGCATTGCCAGTCCTGTAATACACATTGATCACATTCTTCGTGTTGAACAAGTTCTGGACATAGACATAAAAGTTCATATTAACCGGACCAATTGATATCGTTTTATCAACTCTAAGGTCAACATTCCAAACCCAAGGTGTCCTTGAAGAATTTATCGGTTCGAGTGGTTTCCTATTCCTTGGGTCGCCATCGTTTAAAATCCCACCATCATCAGCGTCTTGCTGAGCTATACCACCTGTTGCAAGCGTAAATGGATGACCGCTGTTAAATGTTATCAAAAGATTGACGCCAAATCTTTCAAGCAAAGGTCCGCCTTCACCCTTTCCAAAGCGATAATCAATGTTAATTGATCCTCTGTGCGTTTGATTGTATGTCAATGGAACCGTCAATGTTGGTGTTATCCTTGTAATTCCAACAGCTGCCCAAGCTCCATTTGCAAAAGAGTTTGTCCCGCGAGCATCTTGCAAAGTATAATTTACTTGTGCCTGAACCCTTGCCACCCTTCTCAATCTCAAAGTGAATTCAAGCCCATAAACATTCTCAAAGTCACCATTTGCATAAATAGCATACTTTGTCCCCGCATAAGGTCCACTTGTTATAGGAACAGTTGAAACCTGAAGCTGACCTCTTACATCCTTGTAAAATCCAGTTATATCAAACGCAGCAAAGTCGGTAAATTGCTGTGAGAAACCAATTTCATATTGCGTCGTCTTAACTGGGTCTGGGTCAAAAGCAAGGGGATCGGGGATCAACTCAATTGAAGGCAGATAAACGCTCCCCGGGTAATATGACAAACCAGCGTAAAGTGATGTCAAAGCTGGTGGCTGAACAAAAATACCATATTGGAGATGGAAAACTGTTCTATCTGTCACAGGGAATGAAAATCCTATCCTCGGTTGTAAATACGCCCTTGGTTTGCCCTTCTCCAAATCAAGCAATCTTCTACTTACAAGGTCAGCAGATGGAGCACTTGGGTCTTTCAATCGCCAAGCATCAAGATATAGATAATCGTAACGAAGTCCAGCATTTATAATTATATCGCTGAACTCAATTTTATCCTGAATATAAACAGAGAAGAAATACGGATGCCTTGGTCCTGCTTCTTTTAGCTGACCGGTTTCATCTCTAATATCACTATCAATTTTTCTGCCAAATCTATCAAAGCCATAATTGTTCACATAACCACCAAGCAATCTATACAATGCGGTCTCGCTCCTTGCTGAATCTGGTCGCGAATGTAGAGCTCTAAACAATCCACCTGTACCAATTCCATAATGGCGAACCGTCCATCTTTGATAGCTTGCACCAACCTTTAACTCGTGTCTTCCCGTTTGAGATGTCAAAGCTATATTGCCACCATAATAACCCTGCTGAAACTTGCTATATCCCGCAAACAAGGTTCCTGGTCTATAGAACAAAAACCCATAAAAATCATAAGGTCTTGGCCCAACATATCTGCTGGAATATGTATAGCCATAAGCTCTTGCCACTTGCAAACTATCATCATACGCAAGAACATTGTCCTTAAAAGCCGGTTCATAGGATGTGTTCCTATAGTCAAGGAAACTAACCGACGCCTCAATGAATGTCTTCGCAGATATGAAGTAGCTTGCCTTTACATCAAGGAAAAATTCTGTCAAATCGGTAACGGGCAACCTTGCGAGATTAAATATGTTTCTAAGCGAGTTGTTTGCCCTCTCACGAGACCAGGTATAAGCCCCAGCAACCCTGATCTGCAACGGCTTAAAATCAAATGTCAATGTCCCATTCCCAGTGTATCTATTTCTCATCCTCCCTGGGATATTAGCGTCATCCCAAGCGACATAAGCAGAATCACCTTTTGTCCCTCCTCTCCTCCCATTGTCCTTCAAATATCCAAAGTTATATCCTTTGAAGAAATGAGGAATATAATCCCTGATGAAGTAATTTTCACCTGCTAAGAAAAACTTAACTTTCTCTGTTAAAAGAGGACCTCCCAATGTCACAACAAGGTCAGAATAACCGTATGAATATGTCCCAAGAAACTTCTTGCCGGGGTAATTACCGAAGTTATCCGTTTCAAATTGAACCGTGCCCGAGAACTTTGACCTTCCAGTTTTAAAAACTTGCTGGACAATTCCAGCGTTTGCGTTCCCAAATTCAGCATTATATCCACCCGCTTGAACTGAAAGTTCCTCAAGCGCCTCAGGGATTACCGTTATAAGTCCGCCCCCAAGCGCCCTGTATCTATCTCTTGAAGCAAATGCTCCACCTCTTGCCCCAGTTGATGCACCAAGTATATTAGTAACATTTGCACCCTCAATCATATATCCAACCTCATCAGACCTGCTACCCCTTATATACAATCTCCCATATTGGGCACTAACTCCAGCCTGAAGAGCAAAGTAAGTGTTAATATCTCTCACAGGGAGTTTCTCAACATCAGAAGAAGTTATAACGCGGATGGCATTTGTAGCTGATTTCTCTATCAAAGGTCTTTCCGCAACAACTTCAACAGCTTTTAATTCAATTGCAGTTGACGGCAACTCAAAGTTCAATTCCCTCGTCAACCCAGCGACAACCTGAACACCTGAAACAGTCACACTTTGATAACCAACATAAGATGCAACAACAGTGTAAACACCAGCTGGAACATTTAAAATGACATAATTACCGTTAACATCGGTTGCTGCACCAAGCGTCGTCCCCTGAATTACAACAGATGCTCCAATAAGAGGCTCTTTCGTTTCCCTATCAATTACTCTCCCAGAAATTTTACCGTATTGAGCAAATGCAAATTGAGATATCAAAACTAATAAAACGAAAATTTTAAATTTGTTTCTCATAGCTTTCCCTCCTTAATCTTCTTTGAAAAGCTTTTTTTCTAAACTTGCTCTTGGACCAAAAACTACAACCGAATATCTGCCAGCTCCATTAACCCCTGAATCCCAAGCTTTAACAACCGTATCCGTCCCAGCTATAACAGTATACTTAACAGGGAAAGAAGAAATCTCAAGATATGGGGTTCCGCCTTTAAATGCGATGTTTGTAAAAATGGAATCCTTATTGGCAAAATTTACAATGACCTTCGTAGTGCCAAGGTCAGGGCTCAAATGCAAAAACCTAACCAACGCCTTTCCACTTGGATATGGGTCGTCAAATGTGTTTCGCTCGCTTGCAAATAAAACATTTGCACCACTAACATAGAAAATTGAATACTTCTTCTCTGATTCAAGCGATTGTCTTATAGTATCCCTCCCGGCCCCGTAATCAAAGACAAAAACCCTTGAACCAGCTGGAAGGTCAAAATATTGGGAGGCATCGCCAAACGAAATCGTTGCCTTTTGAGACCCATCAACATAAACAGTCAAAGAAGTCCCGCTTCTTAAATTCACAAACTTCGCACTTGAACGATAATCAACCGGCTGAATTACAGGATTATCAACATTAATACATCCACTCCCCGAAATCAAATATAAAAAAGCGAAAATTAAAACAGAAAGGCAAACGGTAAACTTACATTTCATTTGCCACCTCCAATTTAAAGTTTTAAAATTTCCCGAGAACGAAATTTGTTCTTTTAAGGTGGGGGTGCTTATTTAAGCCAAAATTTAAATCCTTTCTAAAAATTGAGGTACTTTTTTCGTTTACTATAATATAATACCAAAATTTCAATTTGTCAAGACCCAAAAACTCGTCGAGGGCGATGGGACATGATTGATGAAAATCCAAAAAACTGTCCCTTATGACACCGACGAGATCACCGAAGACCTTCCCCTGTTAAAAAAANNNNNNNNNNNNNNNNNNNNNNNNNNNNNNNNNNNNNNNNNNNNNNNNNNNNNNNNNNNNNNNNNNNNNNNNNNNNNNNNNNNNNNNNNNNNNNNNNNNNNNNNNNNNNNNNNNNNNNNNNNNNNNNNNNNNNNNNNNNNNNNNNNNNNNNNNNNNNNNNNNNNNNNNNNNNNNNNNNNNNNNNNNNNNNNNNNNNNNNNNNNNNNNNNNNNNNNNNNNNNNNNNNNNNNNNNNNNNNNNNNNNNNNNNNNNNNNNNNNNNNNNNNNNNNNNNNNNNNNNNNNNNNNNNNNNNNNNNNNNNNNNNNNNNNNNNNNNNNNNNNNNNNNNNNNNNNNNNNNNNNNNNNNNNNNNNNNNNNNNNNNNNNNNNNNNNNNNNNNNNNNNNNNNN from Candidatus Thermokryptus mobilis includes:
- a CDS encoding formimidoylglutamase; this encodes MSSFEGDEIFELFEPPDEALFYSRGDQDDPRMGDIVLRKIKEFEDVDVVIIGVPQDEGVKRNKGRPGTKEAPNEVRKYFYRLTPFNFNFQKQLTELKIFDLGNLKVDGTLEQIHERLEQVVYEFVRKGILPIVIGGGHDIAFPDYLGFAKNFDERIVINIDTHLDLRDATQRNSGTSFRQILECDFKPKKLIELGIQNYANSIQHFNYAVENGVVIFTLDEIRKAGIYSFLEMLRGEVKGFPVHISFDVDSVRNSDAPGVSATYPDGLSADEVFKIALYFGLNFNVKVLDIAELNPVFDVDGRSARLVAFFILNFLTGVLNSEK
- the sixA gene encoding phosphohistidine phosphatase SixA, which encodes MRLLLYLMRHADAEAKKPGMSDFERELTEIGKKMTQRVALGLKRMSIEFELLGASPFVRAVQTAEIIREVFGIEKEVLKINELIPGSDFKLLLDVIASFHVGSLFLVGHEPYLGDFLSWVLGLQRRVEFKKNSVACVEISSFVQSGANLRWFIHPEQILSLIEGGTKLV
- a CDS encoding S9 family peptidase, whose amino-acid sequence is MRKLVQILSLFVIFSLSLFSQTYTIEQYLNIKSAGAPTVSPDGKFIAYLTDITGTNQVWKVGISAGCPEQLTFFDERVQFVSWNPKDKYWILFGKDLGGNERTQLFLLKSDGSEIKRLTFKDDVIYNFGTWSDDGTMFAFTSNERNRAFFDVYVMNIKTGKVDLIWQNDGNNYVVAWSPDNRYILVSQNRSSFDNDLYLVEYPSGKAVNITPHTQPARYMNPRFSVDGRKIYLLSDEGKEFVGLAYIDVKDGKLNYIYSTNWDITTFELSKDGRRIVFVLNVDGYSEVYSLDITTGKVVKLGFPSGGIVGGLRFTNDGRKLIFTYQSPVKNQDIYYYDFVTREVKQITYSSTAGIPISSFVEPKLVRFKSFDGLEIPGYLYLPKNAKKDSSLPVIVSIHGGPEAQELPRFSALYQFFINNGYAIYAPNIRGSTGYGKTYASLDNTTKRKDAIRDVAMIPEFLKTTGYIDPKKIVVYGGSYGGYMTLAAVTFYPDLWAAGVDLVGISNFLTFLKNTGAWRQKHRMAEYGDPEKDAEFLKEISPFYHVDRIKAPLMIIQGANDPRVPKSESDQIVESIKSRGGVVEYLVFDDEGHGLAKLKNRIKAYKAVVEFLDKYVKDKKMGL
- a CDS encoding PorV/PorQ family protein — encoded protein: MRKIYLIVVLSLISCGLALSQSKAGTSAAPELTIPVGARYTAMAGASGVLAEGVEAITWNPSGVDWLVGNGQAMFSYRRYIADIGINYLAVVGKFGFGSVGLSLRTFNIGDIPVTTEFQPDGTGEIISPNFFVVGLTYSKKLSDRVSVGANFNLVSESFGRVSALGVAFDAGVQYRNMLNIPGLSLGVVIKNIGPTMKYGGSGLWVQADVPGSERGLTFYKVEAASFQMPTSFEIGLGYNFAIGEANNLGFTGTYQANNFYTLDAYKFGFEYTFRNVLALRAGYNYNKSGELESIWHNYTLGVGVNTESLIGLKVSFDYAYVPVTYFSANHLFNFKVGF
- a CDS encoding T9SS type A sorting domain-containing protein; its protein translation is MRKILISLVLLFVVFNLAIGREDPLKKRSEEFFFKSTAAGVTQTIMNVNNITSWISVISSPGGLGWPPLIRNSWNGTFPRGSGVGMIYREGLMIGGLVNDGSLPVLRAQGVFYRTSMIPGKITAQGQAEDPADPNVRRVWRVRPDYKTADLRADAAEYFQKPLKDVTDADVAAVRQQYENDWMDWPASKGAPWYTTTGPDAYQVKYGPGFDPNNPNHVPGIPGAHQTVWTVANDLNSDIGLQVFGSPSIGLELQVTEWAYSVSNPLNNIIFQQFRLIYKGTATSNPDSRIDSMYIVKWSDPDLGNYSDDLAGCDSVLGLGFVYNANTVDADYQALGYPAPAVGFDFLQGPAYYTGNPNDSAVIGLKWRKGYKYWNENALSAFVFFAAGTGISDPTNQYEWYNLMRAGLPRPAYPDYRPFWTAFRDGYPTKYAVAGDPVTGTGWIDGREIPPGDRRIVLVTGPFSMSLGDTAEIVVALIGAMGADNLSSVQVLKYYDSYAQFAYDNLFVLPSPPPSPNVKVAQLDRQVVLNWGWDESSVNRIESFNSAGFLFEGYNVYQLPSPTASLSEAVKIATYDLVNDVTVILDRTIDPKTGVLLLVPVQTGSNSGIKRFIDLKTDYIRQRPLVNGQTYYYAVTAYAYNPDPTSPFRALESTPVVLAVTPQSPPPGTRYFGTVGDTLAVTHKGKSDGEVVAIVIDPSITTGHTYQVRFDNEGNWFIVDVNENKIKASGSNQSGDDAYPVVDGIFVKVMGPPLSGKEWLVTEGAANRWFTAAPSAHGELLFGGAYLGPNFTGSSVAPGDFKSVEIRFTKKTSYDDANGNGEYDFGEKYYFDETKGQKAFMYQTWSNGTYLGFFDVPFQVYDIEDPNSRRQLNVVVRDRNANRQWDLSDPAENITPYEYIWILDDDYDPSGTRWDPSTGTGFMTNGSNHSAYPVLWALWLGQRGTREPYGADVTIQLIPNRVNTPADTFQFVTQKPTVGDIQLAKEDVEKINAFPNPYYGFNLMETDRLVKYITFNHLPKKATIRIFNLAGVLVKTIYKDDDTQFARWDLRNENNLPVASGIYIAHIDMPDIGKTKIVKLMIVQEEEFLPVY